A DNA window from Polyodon spathula isolate WHYD16114869_AA chromosome 18, ASM1765450v1, whole genome shotgun sequence contains the following coding sequences:
- the LOC121330803 gene encoding glutamine synthetase — protein MATSCSSRLSKCVKQHYLDLPQGDKVQAMYIWIDGTGESVRCKTRTLDTEPKSVDDLPEWNFDGSSTYQSEGSNSDMYLIPVAMFRDPFRKDPNKLVLCEVLKYNRKPAETNLRHSCKRIMEMVANQHPWFGMEQEYTILGTDGHPFGWPSNGFPGPQGPYYCGVGADKAYGRDIVEAHYRACLYAGVEICGTNAEVMPAQWEFQVGPSEGINMGDHLWAARFILHRVCEDFGVIVSFDPKPIPGNWNGAGCHTNFSTKEMREDGGLTYIEESIEKLAKRHDYHIRAYDPKGGLDNARRLTGHHETSNIHEFSAGVANRGASIRIPRAVGQDKKGYFEDRRPSANCDPYSVTEALVRTCLLGEEGEEPVEYKN, from the exons ATGGCCACCTCTTGCAGCTCACGGTTGAGTAAATGCGTTAAGCAGCACTACTTGGATCTCCCGCAAGGTGACAAGGTTCAAGCTATGTACATCTGGATCGATGGAACGGGAGAGAGCGTTCGATGCAAAACCCGGACCCTGGACACCGAGCCAAAAAGCGTTGACG ATCTGCCAGAGTGGAACTTTGATGGCTCCAGTACCTACCAGTCTGAGGGCTCCAACAGTGACATGTACCTGATCCCTGTTGCCATGTTCAGGGATCCCTTCCGGAAAGACCCCAACAAACTGGTCCTGTGTGAAGTGCTGAAGTACAACAGGAAACCAGCAG AAACAAACCTTCGTCATTCCTGTAAGAGAATCATGGAGATGGTGGCGAACCAGCACCCATGGTTTGGTATGGAGCAGGAATACACCATTCTTGGAACTGATGGGCACCCATTTGGCTGGCCTTCCAATGGTTTCCCTGGTCCTCAAG GTCCCTATTACTGTGGTGTTGGTGCAGACAAGGCCTATGGCAGAGATATCGTGGAAGCTCATTACAGAGCCTGCCTCTACGCTGGAGTCGAAATCTGTGGAACAAATGCTGAAGTCATGCCAGCTCAG TGGGAGTTCCAGGTTGGCCCCTCTGAAGGAATCAACATGGGAGACCACTTGTGGGCAGCCCGGTTTATCCTGCACCGAGTTTGTGAAGATTTCGGAGTCATCGTCTCATTTGACCCCAAGCCGATCCCCGGCAACTGGAATGGAGCTGGCTGCCATACCAACTTCAGCACCAAGGAGATGAGGGAAGATGGAGGCTTGAC GTACATTGAGGAGTCCATTGAGAAGCTTGCCAAGAGGCATGACTATCACATCCGGGCCTACGATCCTAAGGGGGGGTTGGATAACGCCAGGCGCCTCACCGGTCACCATGAAACCTCCAACATACACGAGTTCTCTGCCGGCGTGGCCAATCGTGGGGCTAGTATCCGAATCCCACGAGCAGTGGGCCAGGATAAGAAGGGCTACTTTGAAGACCGCCGTCCTTCTGCCAACTGCGACCCCTACAGTGTAACAGAAGCACTGGTTCGTACGTGTTTGCTTGGTGAAGAGGGGGAGGAGCCTGTGGAATACAAGAACTAA